A genomic window from Oryctolagus cuniculus chromosome 12, mOryCun1.1, whole genome shotgun sequence includes:
- the BBS4 gene encoding BBSome complex member BBS4 isoform X4, producing the protein MAEEKLAPRAQLPASAESQKPRQKKAPEFPILEKQNWLIHLHYIRKDYEACKAVIREQLQETQGLCEYAVYVQALILRLEGKIQESLELFQTCAILSPQSVDNLKQVARSLFLLGRHKAAAEVYNEAARLNQKDWEICHNLGVCYMCLKQFSKAQEQLLSALQLHRHDLTYMMLGKVHLLEGDLDQAIGVYRKAVEFSPENTELLTTLGLLYLQLGIYQKAFEYLGNALTYDPTNYKAILAAGSMMQTHGDFDVALTKYRVVACAVPESPPLWNNIGMCFFGKKKYVAAISCLKRANYLAPFDWKILYNLGLVHLTMQQYASAFHFLSAAINFQPKMGELYMLLAVALTNLEDIENAKRAYAEAVRLDQCNPLVNLNYAVLLYNQGEKRGALAQYQELEKKARLLKDSGSLEIDSEMVEMAQKLGAALQVGEALVWTKPVKDPKSKHRSPSSSKPAGLQQPLGSNQALGQAMSSAAAYRTLPSGAGGAAPLPKPPSLPLEPEPAAEASPTEALEQRSEK; encoded by the exons AGAGCCCAGTTGCCTGCATCTGCTGAATCTCAGAAACCTCGACAGAAAAAAG CTCCCGAGTTTCCTATTCTGGAGAAGCAGAACTGGTTGATTCATCTGCACTATATCCGGAAGGACTATGAAGCATGCAAG gCTGTTATCAGAGAGCAGCTTCAAGAGACCCAGGGCTTGTGTGAATATGCTGTCTACGTTCAAG CACTGATACTTCGCCTAGAAGGGAAGATCCAAGAATCCCTGGAACTCTTTCAGACCTGTGCTATCCTCAGCCCTCAGAGTGTTGACAACCTCAAGCAAGTGGCCAGGTCCTT GTTTCTTTTAGGAAGACATAAAGCTGCCGCTGAAGTCTATAATGAAGCAGCGAGACTCAACCAGAAAGACTGG GAGATCTGCCATAACCTGGGTGTCTGCTACATGTGCCTGAAGCAGTTCAGCAAG GCGCAGGAGCAGCTGCTCAGCGCCCTGCAGCTGCACAGGCACGACCTGACTTACATGATGCTGGGGAAGGTCCATTTGCtggagggagacctggaccagGCCATCGGAGTCTACAGGAAAGCGGTGGA GTTCTCACCAGAAAACACAGAGCTGCTTACAACTTTAGGGTTACTCTACTTACAG CTTGGCATTTACCAGAAGGCGTTTGAATACCTGGGAAATGCACTGACTTACGACCCTACAAACTACAAG GCCATCCTGGCAGCAGGCAGCATGATGCAGACGCACGGGGACTTTGACGTCGCCCTCACCAAATACAGAGTTGTCGCTTGTGCTGTTCCGGAAAGTCCTCCCCTGTGGAATAACATCGGAATGTGCTTCTTTGGGAAGAAGAAATACGTGGCA GCTATCAGCTGCCTGAAACGTGCAAACTACTTGGCTCCGTTTGACTGGAAGATTCTGTACAACCTGGGCCTCGTCCACTTGACCATGCAGCAGTACGCATCGGCTTTCCACTTCCTGAGTGCGGCCATCAACTTCCAGCCGAAGATGGGAGAGCTCTACATGCTCCTGGCCG TGGCCCTGACCAATCTGGAGGATATAGAGAACGCCAAGAGAGCCTACGCAGAGGCCGTCCGCCTGGATCA GTGTAACCCTTTGGTAAACCTGAACTATGCCGTGCTGCTGTACAACCAGGGCGAGAAGAGGGGCGCGCTGGCCCAGTACCAGGAGCTGGAGAAGAAAGCCCGCCTCCTCAAGGACAGCGGCTCTCTGGAGATTGACTCAGAG ATGGTGGAGATGGCTCAGAAGTTGGGAGCTGCTCTCCAGGTGGGGGAGGCCCTGGTCTGGACTAAACCAGTCAAAGACCCCAAGTCAAAGCACCGCAGCCCCTCGAGCAGCAAGCCCGCCGGTCTGCAGCAGCCTCTGGGCTCCAACCAGGCTCTCGGGCAGGCGATGTCTTCAGCAGCTGCGTACAGGACGCTCCCTTCAG GTGCTGGAGGCGCAGCCCCGCTCCCAAAGCCGCCTTCGCTTCCTCTGGAGCCAGAGCCTGCTGCGGAAGCAAGTCCAACAGAAGCGCTGGAACAGCGGAGCGAAAAATAG
- the BBS4 gene encoding BBSome complex member BBS4 isoform X5 has product MAEEKLAPRAQLPASAESQKPRQKKAPEFPILEKQNWLIHLHYIRKDYEACKAVIREQLQETQGLCEYAVYVQALILRLEGKIQESLELFQTCAILSPQSVDNLKQVARSLFLLGRHKAAAEVYNEAARLNQKDWAQEQLLSALQLHRHDLTYMMLGKVHLLEGDLDQAIGVYRKAVEFSPENTELLTTLGLLYLQLGIYQKAFEYLGNALTYDPTNYKAILAAGSMMQTHGDFDVALTKYRVVACAVPESPPLWNNIGMCFFGKKKYVAAISCLKRANYLAPFDWKILYNLGLVHLTMQQYASAFHFLSAAINFQPKMGELYMLLAVALTNLEDIENAKRAYAEAVRLDQCNPLVNLNYAVLLYNQGEKRGALAQYQELEKKARLLKDSGSLEIDSEMVEMAQKLGAALQVGEALVWTKPVKDPKSKHRSPSSSKPAGLQQPLGSNQALGQAMSSAAAYRTLPSGAGGAAPLPKPPSLPLEPEPAAEASPTEALEQRSEK; this is encoded by the exons AGAGCCCAGTTGCCTGCATCTGCTGAATCTCAGAAACCTCGACAGAAAAAAG CTCCCGAGTTTCCTATTCTGGAGAAGCAGAACTGGTTGATTCATCTGCACTATATCCGGAAGGACTATGAAGCATGCAAG gCTGTTATCAGAGAGCAGCTTCAAGAGACCCAGGGCTTGTGTGAATATGCTGTCTACGTTCAAG CACTGATACTTCGCCTAGAAGGGAAGATCCAAGAATCCCTGGAACTCTTTCAGACCTGTGCTATCCTCAGCCCTCAGAGTGTTGACAACCTCAAGCAAGTGGCCAGGTCCTT GTTTCTTTTAGGAAGACATAAAGCTGCCGCTGAAGTCTATAATGAAGCAGCGAGACTCAACCAGAAAGACTGG GCGCAGGAGCAGCTGCTCAGCGCCCTGCAGCTGCACAGGCACGACCTGACTTACATGATGCTGGGGAAGGTCCATTTGCtggagggagacctggaccagGCCATCGGAGTCTACAGGAAAGCGGTGGA GTTCTCACCAGAAAACACAGAGCTGCTTACAACTTTAGGGTTACTCTACTTACAG CTTGGCATTTACCAGAAGGCGTTTGAATACCTGGGAAATGCACTGACTTACGACCCTACAAACTACAAG GCCATCCTGGCAGCAGGCAGCATGATGCAGACGCACGGGGACTTTGACGTCGCCCTCACCAAATACAGAGTTGTCGCTTGTGCTGTTCCGGAAAGTCCTCCCCTGTGGAATAACATCGGAATGTGCTTCTTTGGGAAGAAGAAATACGTGGCA GCTATCAGCTGCCTGAAACGTGCAAACTACTTGGCTCCGTTTGACTGGAAGATTCTGTACAACCTGGGCCTCGTCCACTTGACCATGCAGCAGTACGCATCGGCTTTCCACTTCCTGAGTGCGGCCATCAACTTCCAGCCGAAGATGGGAGAGCTCTACATGCTCCTGGCCG TGGCCCTGACCAATCTGGAGGATATAGAGAACGCCAAGAGAGCCTACGCAGAGGCCGTCCGCCTGGATCA GTGTAACCCTTTGGTAAACCTGAACTATGCCGTGCTGCTGTACAACCAGGGCGAGAAGAGGGGCGCGCTGGCCCAGTACCAGGAGCTGGAGAAGAAAGCCCGCCTCCTCAAGGACAGCGGCTCTCTGGAGATTGACTCAGAG ATGGTGGAGATGGCTCAGAAGTTGGGAGCTGCTCTCCAGGTGGGGGAGGCCCTGGTCTGGACTAAACCAGTCAAAGACCCCAAGTCAAAGCACCGCAGCCCCTCGAGCAGCAAGCCCGCCGGTCTGCAGCAGCCTCTGGGCTCCAACCAGGCTCTCGGGCAGGCGATGTCTTCAGCAGCTGCGTACAGGACGCTCCCTTCAG GTGCTGGAGGCGCAGCCCCGCTCCCAAAGCCGCCTTCGCTTCCTCTGGAGCCAGAGCCTGCTGCGGAAGCAAGTCCAACAGAAGCGCTGGAACAGCGGAGCGAAAAATAG
- the BBS4 gene encoding BBSome complex member BBS4 isoform X6, with protein MFTAPEFPILEKQNWLIHLHYIRKDYEACKAVIREQLQETQGLCEYAVYVQALILRLEGKIQESLELFQTCAILSPQSVDNLKQVARSLFLLGRHKAAAEVYNEAARLNQKDWEICHNLGVCYMCLKQFSKAQEQLLSALQLHRHDLTYMMLGKVHLLEGDLDQAIGVYRKAVEFSPENTELLTTLGLLYLQLGIYQKAFEYLGNALTYDPTNYKAILAAGSMMQTHGDFDVALTKYRVVACAVPESPPLWNNIGMCFFGKKKYVAAISCLKRANYLAPFDWKILYNLGLVHLTMQQYASAFHFLSAAINFQPKMGELYMLLAVALTNLEDIENAKRAYAEAVRLDQCNPLVNLNYAVLLYNQGEKRGALAQYQELEKKARLLKDSGSLEIDSEMVEMAQKLGAALQVGEALVWTKPVKDPKSKHRSPSSSKPAGLQQPLGSNQALGQAMSSAAAYRTLPSGAGGAAPLPKPPSLPLEPEPAAEASPTEALEQRSEK; from the exons ATGTTTACAG CTCCCGAGTTTCCTATTCTGGAGAAGCAGAACTGGTTGATTCATCTGCACTATATCCGGAAGGACTATGAAGCATGCAAG gCTGTTATCAGAGAGCAGCTTCAAGAGACCCAGGGCTTGTGTGAATATGCTGTCTACGTTCAAG CACTGATACTTCGCCTAGAAGGGAAGATCCAAGAATCCCTGGAACTCTTTCAGACCTGTGCTATCCTCAGCCCTCAGAGTGTTGACAACCTCAAGCAAGTGGCCAGGTCCTT GTTTCTTTTAGGAAGACATAAAGCTGCCGCTGAAGTCTATAATGAAGCAGCGAGACTCAACCAGAAAGACTGG GAGATCTGCCATAACCTGGGTGTCTGCTACATGTGCCTGAAGCAGTTCAGCAAG GCGCAGGAGCAGCTGCTCAGCGCCCTGCAGCTGCACAGGCACGACCTGACTTACATGATGCTGGGGAAGGTCCATTTGCtggagggagacctggaccagGCCATCGGAGTCTACAGGAAAGCGGTGGA GTTCTCACCAGAAAACACAGAGCTGCTTACAACTTTAGGGTTACTCTACTTACAG CTTGGCATTTACCAGAAGGCGTTTGAATACCTGGGAAATGCACTGACTTACGACCCTACAAACTACAAG GCCATCCTGGCAGCAGGCAGCATGATGCAGACGCACGGGGACTTTGACGTCGCCCTCACCAAATACAGAGTTGTCGCTTGTGCTGTTCCGGAAAGTCCTCCCCTGTGGAATAACATCGGAATGTGCTTCTTTGGGAAGAAGAAATACGTGGCA GCTATCAGCTGCCTGAAACGTGCAAACTACTTGGCTCCGTTTGACTGGAAGATTCTGTACAACCTGGGCCTCGTCCACTTGACCATGCAGCAGTACGCATCGGCTTTCCACTTCCTGAGTGCGGCCATCAACTTCCAGCCGAAGATGGGAGAGCTCTACATGCTCCTGGCCG TGGCCCTGACCAATCTGGAGGATATAGAGAACGCCAAGAGAGCCTACGCAGAGGCCGTCCGCCTGGATCA GTGTAACCCTTTGGTAAACCTGAACTATGCCGTGCTGCTGTACAACCAGGGCGAGAAGAGGGGCGCGCTGGCCCAGTACCAGGAGCTGGAGAAGAAAGCCCGCCTCCTCAAGGACAGCGGCTCTCTGGAGATTGACTCAGAG ATGGTGGAGATGGCTCAGAAGTTGGGAGCTGCTCTCCAGGTGGGGGAGGCCCTGGTCTGGACTAAACCAGTCAAAGACCCCAAGTCAAAGCACCGCAGCCCCTCGAGCAGCAAGCCCGCCGGTCTGCAGCAGCCTCTGGGCTCCAACCAGGCTCTCGGGCAGGCGATGTCTTCAGCAGCTGCGTACAGGACGCTCCCTTCAG GTGCTGGAGGCGCAGCCCCGCTCCCAAAGCCGCCTTCGCTTCCTCTGGAGCCAGAGCCTGCTGCGGAAGCAAGTCCAACAGAAGCGCTGGAACAGCGGAGCGAAAAATAG
- the BBS4 gene encoding BBSome complex member BBS4 isoform X2 has product MMLGKVHLLEGDLDQAIGVYRKAVEFSPENTELLTTLGLLYLQLGIYQKAFEYLGNALTYDPTNYKAILAAGSMMQTHGDFDVALTKYRVVACAVPESPPLWNNIGMCFFGKKKYVAAISCLKRANYLAPFDWKILYNLGLVHLTMQQYASAFHFLSAAINFQPKMGELYMLLAVALTNLEDIENAKRAYAEAVRLDQCNPLVNLNYAVLLYNQGEKRGALAQYQELEKKARLLKDSGSLEIDSEMVEMAQKLGAALQVGEALVWTKPVKDPKSKHRSPSSSKPAGLQQPLGSNQALGQAMSSAAAYRTLPSGAGGAAPLPKPPSLPLEPEPAAEASPTEALEQRSEK; this is encoded by the exons ATGATGCTGGGGAAGGTCCATTTGCtggagggagacctggaccagGCCATCGGAGTCTACAGGAAAGCGGTGGA GTTCTCACCAGAAAACACAGAGCTGCTTACAACTTTAGGGTTACTCTACTTACAG CTTGGCATTTACCAGAAGGCGTTTGAATACCTGGGAAATGCACTGACTTACGACCCTACAAACTACAAG GCCATCCTGGCAGCAGGCAGCATGATGCAGACGCACGGGGACTTTGACGTCGCCCTCACCAAATACAGAGTTGTCGCTTGTGCTGTTCCGGAAAGTCCTCCCCTGTGGAATAACATCGGAATGTGCTTCTTTGGGAAGAAGAAATACGTGGCA GCTATCAGCTGCCTGAAACGTGCAAACTACTTGGCTCCGTTTGACTGGAAGATTCTGTACAACCTGGGCCTCGTCCACTTGACCATGCAGCAGTACGCATCGGCTTTCCACTTCCTGAGTGCGGCCATCAACTTCCAGCCGAAGATGGGAGAGCTCTACATGCTCCTGGCCG TGGCCCTGACCAATCTGGAGGATATAGAGAACGCCAAGAGAGCCTACGCAGAGGCCGTCCGCCTGGATCA GTGTAACCCTTTGGTAAACCTGAACTATGCCGTGCTGCTGTACAACCAGGGCGAGAAGAGGGGCGCGCTGGCCCAGTACCAGGAGCTGGAGAAGAAAGCCCGCCTCCTCAAGGACAGCGGCTCTCTGGAGATTGACTCAGAG ATGGTGGAGATGGCTCAGAAGTTGGGAGCTGCTCTCCAGGTGGGGGAGGCCCTGGTCTGGACTAAACCAGTCAAAGACCCCAAGTCAAAGCACCGCAGCCCCTCGAGCAGCAAGCCCGCCGGTCTGCAGCAGCCTCTGGGCTCCAACCAGGCTCTCGGGCAGGCGATGTCTTCAGCAGCTGCGTACAGGACGCTCCCTTCAG GTGCTGGAGGCGCAGCCCCGCTCCCAAAGCCGCCTTCGCTTCCTCTGGAGCCAGAGCCTGCTGCGGAAGCAAGTCCAACAGAAGCGCTGGAACAGCGGAGCGAAAAATAG
- the BBS4 gene encoding BBSome complex member BBS4 isoform X7 yields MWVSGTQLLEPLTAVSKAVIREQLQETQGLCEYAVYVQALILRLEGKIQESLELFQTCAILSPQSVDNLKQVARSLFLLGRHKAAAEVYNEAARLNQKDWEICHNLGVCYMCLKQFSKAQEQLLSALQLHRHDLTYMMLGKVHLLEGDLDQAIGVYRKAVEFSPENTELLTTLGLLYLQLGIYQKAFEYLGNALTYDPTNYKAILAAGSMMQTHGDFDVALTKYRVVACAVPESPPLWNNIGMCFFGKKKYVAAISCLKRANYLAPFDWKILYNLGLVHLTMQQYASAFHFLSAAINFQPKMGELYMLLAVALTNLEDIENAKRAYAEAVRLDQCNPLVNLNYAVLLYNQGEKRGALAQYQELEKKARLLKDSGSLEIDSEMVEMAQKLGAALQVGEALVWTKPVKDPKSKHRSPSSSKPAGLQQPLGSNQALGQAMSSAAAYRTLPSGAGGAAPLPKPPSLPLEPEPAAEASPTEALEQRSEK; encoded by the exons atgtgggtgtcagggacccaactgcttgagccattgactgctgtctccaag gCTGTTATCAGAGAGCAGCTTCAAGAGACCCAGGGCTTGTGTGAATATGCTGTCTACGTTCAAG CACTGATACTTCGCCTAGAAGGGAAGATCCAAGAATCCCTGGAACTCTTTCAGACCTGTGCTATCCTCAGCCCTCAGAGTGTTGACAACCTCAAGCAAGTGGCCAGGTCCTT GTTTCTTTTAGGAAGACATAAAGCTGCCGCTGAAGTCTATAATGAAGCAGCGAGACTCAACCAGAAAGACTGG GAGATCTGCCATAACCTGGGTGTCTGCTACATGTGCCTGAAGCAGTTCAGCAAG GCGCAGGAGCAGCTGCTCAGCGCCCTGCAGCTGCACAGGCACGACCTGACTTACATGATGCTGGGGAAGGTCCATTTGCtggagggagacctggaccagGCCATCGGAGTCTACAGGAAAGCGGTGGA GTTCTCACCAGAAAACACAGAGCTGCTTACAACTTTAGGGTTACTCTACTTACAG CTTGGCATTTACCAGAAGGCGTTTGAATACCTGGGAAATGCACTGACTTACGACCCTACAAACTACAAG GCCATCCTGGCAGCAGGCAGCATGATGCAGACGCACGGGGACTTTGACGTCGCCCTCACCAAATACAGAGTTGTCGCTTGTGCTGTTCCGGAAAGTCCTCCCCTGTGGAATAACATCGGAATGTGCTTCTTTGGGAAGAAGAAATACGTGGCA GCTATCAGCTGCCTGAAACGTGCAAACTACTTGGCTCCGTTTGACTGGAAGATTCTGTACAACCTGGGCCTCGTCCACTTGACCATGCAGCAGTACGCATCGGCTTTCCACTTCCTGAGTGCGGCCATCAACTTCCAGCCGAAGATGGGAGAGCTCTACATGCTCCTGGCCG TGGCCCTGACCAATCTGGAGGATATAGAGAACGCCAAGAGAGCCTACGCAGAGGCCGTCCGCCTGGATCA GTGTAACCCTTTGGTAAACCTGAACTATGCCGTGCTGCTGTACAACCAGGGCGAGAAGAGGGGCGCGCTGGCCCAGTACCAGGAGCTGGAGAAGAAAGCCCGCCTCCTCAAGGACAGCGGCTCTCTGGAGATTGACTCAGAG ATGGTGGAGATGGCTCAGAAGTTGGGAGCTGCTCTCCAGGTGGGGGAGGCCCTGGTCTGGACTAAACCAGTCAAAGACCCCAAGTCAAAGCACCGCAGCCCCTCGAGCAGCAAGCCCGCCGGTCTGCAGCAGCCTCTGGGCTCCAACCAGGCTCTCGGGCAGGCGATGTCTTCAGCAGCTGCGTACAGGACGCTCCCTTCAG GTGCTGGAGGCGCAGCCCCGCTCCCAAAGCCGCCTTCGCTTCCTCTGGAGCCAGAGCCTGCTGCGGAAGCAAGTCCAACAGAAGCGCTGGAACAGCGGAGCGAAAAATAG
- the BBS4 gene encoding BBSome complex member BBS4 isoform X3 has protein sequence MAEEKLAPVSDRVLRGAGGPAPAPAALAARGQPELLQRRRAQLPASAESQKPRQKKAPEFPILEKQNWLIHLHYIRKDYEACKAVIREQLQETQGLCEYAVYVQALILRLEGKIQESLELFQTCAILSPQSVDNLKQVARSLFLLGRHKAAAEVYNEAARLNQKDWEICHNLGVCYMCLKQFSKAQEQLLSALQLHRHDLTYMMLGKVHLLEGDLDQAIGVYRKAVEFSPENTELLTTLGLLYLQLGIYQKAFEYLGNALTYDPTNYKAILAAGSMMQTHGDFDVALTKYRVVACAVPESPPLWNNIGMCFFGKKKYVAAISCLKRANYLAPFDWKILYNLGLVHLTMQQYASAFHFLSAAINFQPKMGELYMLLAVALTNLEDIENAKRAYAEAVRLDQCNPLVNLNYAVLLYNQGEKRGALAQYQELEKKARLLKDSGSLEIDSEMVEMAQKLGAALQVGEALVWTKPVKDPKSKHRSPSSSKPAGLQQPLGSNQALGQAMSSAAAYRTLPSGAGGAAPLPKPPSLPLEPEPAAEASPTEALEQRSEK, from the exons AGAGCCCAGTTGCCTGCATCTGCTGAATCTCAGAAACCTCGACAGAAAAAAG CTCCCGAGTTTCCTATTCTGGAGAAGCAGAACTGGTTGATTCATCTGCACTATATCCGGAAGGACTATGAAGCATGCAAG gCTGTTATCAGAGAGCAGCTTCAAGAGACCCAGGGCTTGTGTGAATATGCTGTCTACGTTCAAG CACTGATACTTCGCCTAGAAGGGAAGATCCAAGAATCCCTGGAACTCTTTCAGACCTGTGCTATCCTCAGCCCTCAGAGTGTTGACAACCTCAAGCAAGTGGCCAGGTCCTT GTTTCTTTTAGGAAGACATAAAGCTGCCGCTGAAGTCTATAATGAAGCAGCGAGACTCAACCAGAAAGACTGG GAGATCTGCCATAACCTGGGTGTCTGCTACATGTGCCTGAAGCAGTTCAGCAAG GCGCAGGAGCAGCTGCTCAGCGCCCTGCAGCTGCACAGGCACGACCTGACTTACATGATGCTGGGGAAGGTCCATTTGCtggagggagacctggaccagGCCATCGGAGTCTACAGGAAAGCGGTGGA GTTCTCACCAGAAAACACAGAGCTGCTTACAACTTTAGGGTTACTCTACTTACAG CTTGGCATTTACCAGAAGGCGTTTGAATACCTGGGAAATGCACTGACTTACGACCCTACAAACTACAAG GCCATCCTGGCAGCAGGCAGCATGATGCAGACGCACGGGGACTTTGACGTCGCCCTCACCAAATACAGAGTTGTCGCTTGTGCTGTTCCGGAAAGTCCTCCCCTGTGGAATAACATCGGAATGTGCTTCTTTGGGAAGAAGAAATACGTGGCA GCTATCAGCTGCCTGAAACGTGCAAACTACTTGGCTCCGTTTGACTGGAAGATTCTGTACAACCTGGGCCTCGTCCACTTGACCATGCAGCAGTACGCATCGGCTTTCCACTTCCTGAGTGCGGCCATCAACTTCCAGCCGAAGATGGGAGAGCTCTACATGCTCCTGGCCG TGGCCCTGACCAATCTGGAGGATATAGAGAACGCCAAGAGAGCCTACGCAGAGGCCGTCCGCCTGGATCA GTGTAACCCTTTGGTAAACCTGAACTATGCCGTGCTGCTGTACAACCAGGGCGAGAAGAGGGGCGCGCTGGCCCAGTACCAGGAGCTGGAGAAGAAAGCCCGCCTCCTCAAGGACAGCGGCTCTCTGGAGATTGACTCAGAG ATGGTGGAGATGGCTCAGAAGTTGGGAGCTGCTCTCCAGGTGGGGGAGGCCCTGGTCTGGACTAAACCAGTCAAAGACCCCAAGTCAAAGCACCGCAGCCCCTCGAGCAGCAAGCCCGCCGGTCTGCAGCAGCCTCTGGGCTCCAACCAGGCTCTCGGGCAGGCGATGTCTTCAGCAGCTGCGTACAGGACGCTCCCTTCAG GTGCTGGAGGCGCAGCCCCGCTCCCAAAGCCGCCTTCGCTTCCTCTGGAGCCAGAGCCTGCTGCGGAAGCAAGTCCAACAGAAGCGCTGGAACAGCGGAGCGAAAAATAG
- the BBS4 gene encoding BBSome complex member BBS4 isoform X1 produces MCLKQFSKAQEQLLSALQLHRHDLTYMMLGKVHLLEGDLDQAIGVYRKAVEFSPENTELLTTLGLLYLQLGIYQKAFEYLGNALTYDPTNYKAILAAGSMMQTHGDFDVALTKYRVVACAVPESPPLWNNIGMCFFGKKKYVAAISCLKRANYLAPFDWKILYNLGLVHLTMQQYASAFHFLSAAINFQPKMGELYMLLAVALTNLEDIENAKRAYAEAVRLDQCNPLVNLNYAVLLYNQGEKRGALAQYQELEKKARLLKDSGSLEIDSEMVEMAQKLGAALQVGEALVWTKPVKDPKSKHRSPSSSKPAGLQQPLGSNQALGQAMSSAAAYRTLPSGAGGAAPLPKPPSLPLEPEPAAEASPTEALEQRSEK; encoded by the exons ATGTGCCTGAAGCAGTTCAGCAAG GCGCAGGAGCAGCTGCTCAGCGCCCTGCAGCTGCACAGGCACGACCTGACTTACATGATGCTGGGGAAGGTCCATTTGCtggagggagacctggaccagGCCATCGGAGTCTACAGGAAAGCGGTGGA GTTCTCACCAGAAAACACAGAGCTGCTTACAACTTTAGGGTTACTCTACTTACAG CTTGGCATTTACCAGAAGGCGTTTGAATACCTGGGAAATGCACTGACTTACGACCCTACAAACTACAAG GCCATCCTGGCAGCAGGCAGCATGATGCAGACGCACGGGGACTTTGACGTCGCCCTCACCAAATACAGAGTTGTCGCTTGTGCTGTTCCGGAAAGTCCTCCCCTGTGGAATAACATCGGAATGTGCTTCTTTGGGAAGAAGAAATACGTGGCA GCTATCAGCTGCCTGAAACGTGCAAACTACTTGGCTCCGTTTGACTGGAAGATTCTGTACAACCTGGGCCTCGTCCACTTGACCATGCAGCAGTACGCATCGGCTTTCCACTTCCTGAGTGCGGCCATCAACTTCCAGCCGAAGATGGGAGAGCTCTACATGCTCCTGGCCG TGGCCCTGACCAATCTGGAGGATATAGAGAACGCCAAGAGAGCCTACGCAGAGGCCGTCCGCCTGGATCA GTGTAACCCTTTGGTAAACCTGAACTATGCCGTGCTGCTGTACAACCAGGGCGAGAAGAGGGGCGCGCTGGCCCAGTACCAGGAGCTGGAGAAGAAAGCCCGCCTCCTCAAGGACAGCGGCTCTCTGGAGATTGACTCAGAG ATGGTGGAGATGGCTCAGAAGTTGGGAGCTGCTCTCCAGGTGGGGGAGGCCCTGGTCTGGACTAAACCAGTCAAAGACCCCAAGTCAAAGCACCGCAGCCCCTCGAGCAGCAAGCCCGCCGGTCTGCAGCAGCCTCTGGGCTCCAACCAGGCTCTCGGGCAGGCGATGTCTTCAGCAGCTGCGTACAGGACGCTCCCTTCAG GTGCTGGAGGCGCAGCCCCGCTCCCAAAGCCGCCTTCGCTTCCTCTGGAGCCAGAGCCTGCTGCGGAAGCAAGTCCAACAGAAGCGCTGGAACAGCGGAGCGAAAAATAG